TCATTTAACTATAAAATGAACATTAGACCATCTAACAATTTTATTCTATATTATCTAGCATGCTGCATATCCATTTTGTTCCATTACCCAAACCAGTTGACCCTCTATTTTGCTACCACTAGTCTAAATAAAGATCATGAAATGGTCAATCTTGAATTTAACAAAAGGATATAAATTGACATAAGGTCGTCCTCCTTCTCCCCTCGGTTACGGCTGTTATTCAACTCCCTTTTAAAGGCTTTGTTACGTTTCCACATCAAAGTAAAATATAGTACTTAGTTCTTTTTTCTTTCATTTAATGCCTATTGGTGTTCCAAAAGTACCTTTTCAAAGTCTTGGAGAGGAAGATGCATCTTGGGTTGACATATAGTGCGACTTGTCAGATATATTGGGTCATATGGGATTTTCCCTTTTTCTCCCCAATCGAGATATCCTCTGTTTCGCCCACGAATGATTTATTTCAGGTGTGACCTGCATCAAAAGGGATCACCTTTTACTCTTAGCACTTTCacatattaaaacctaattagctACTTTATAGATGGCGACACAATACTAATTTATGTCTCTGCTTCTTCACAAGATAATTGATGTCATCTTTTTTGCTCCTTTGTCAGTTCATATTTGTACCTGCAAATAATTATTGATTAATCATTATTCATTAATATTCAAGATATGTGAGTATTCAAAATATGACGAACTAAACCTTTCCATAAAGGCGAGAAGTGACTGATGGCAGATCACATGCATATCTCTAAAGTCTTCACATAATCTCATAAAATGTGAAATCATTGTATCAATAACTCGAAATGGCAAATCATATTTCTTCTCAACTAACAGCTTTATGAAATAACTGCATCAAGAAACCATTATTAATAAAGTATACCTAGTTAATAATCAGAACATCAGGTAACTCTGATTTATAGCATGTGCAAACCTTGTTGTGCCTCCATACTCCATGTCTGCAAGTTTCATTAACGCAAGACTGCACCTTTTAGACAACACTTTAGTTATATTTCTGGTCATATAGCACAAAAAGCTTAAACTTTTAGAGTTCTAGTATAATTTTGTTTCACTTTTCCTGTTTCAACACTCTGATAGAAATTCGTATTTAAACTAAAGTTGACAATGATACCTCGAATGAAGTGGTGGAATGGACACtttttgaagaatgcttccaataaTAACTGCTTTTCTCAAATTACATGTCCTTGACTATAATAAAGATTCAAAATTCTCTTATAATTAAGACCCGATGaactcaaacaaatatatataatcaCATTTTAGTCAAAATTTGATAAATTTGTACCTCACATAGAGGAAACAAAATTCCTTTATTAAAGGCAGCTGGTTTGTATACAGCCTTTTTTAAAGCTTGATATAATGAAAAATGGAGTTTTTTGTTCTTCCTTATATCTTGTCTAATACAATGGAGTAAAACAAATTTGTAAAACTTCTTCACTTTCTTTGAACTCATATTTGAAGCAAGGATTCCGGTGGCTTGGTACACTGCATTAGGCGACCATTTTTCTAGTTCGGTCAAGTAAAGAAGTTCTTCCCAGTGTTGCTTTGCTGGTATGCTTTTAAATGCTAATGGCAATTTTCCTGATGTATATTTCCTGATGTGTCCAATGCAATACAACATAAGCAATTTAGTAAGTCTGATGTATAGTAAGATAAAAATTAAAGTGACAGAATACCAAAATCAGAATTCTAAATTGTCGTTATCTTCCGAAATTCATCTTCCTATTTCGTATGTTAGCATCCCTTCTTCCATCACAAATCTGTATAAAAAATTACATTTATaacagaacttaaatatttaatcacCTAAAAGTAGTAAAATAAACAGGCCTTTCTCACAGGCATTTCCTCAAACACCTTAGGAGCATTATAAACAAGTCCGTTTCTAAACCATTCACTTATCAAGCTAGTCCTGCAAACATCATACGCATTATTCAAACACATGTTCAGCCAATTTCCACATATTTATAATTTGAATACATACAAATGAATGCATACACGAGTACCTACAGTTTAACTGAACATATTTTAATACCGTATTAATATAACAAAAAATAGCAGTCAGTTACTTAACTTCATTAACGATTGGCTACTGTCACAATTACTTAGAACAAAACTCATTTAaaattgaagactcttgtgatgaACATGAACGAAATAGCAATCTTCATCTTCAACAATGATTTTTTCGATTTATAAGTTTTTAGGTCGTGATTTCTACACGAAATATGTTGAAAATCATGTTCCTAACCTTCGTTAATCATTAGCTTAATCAGAAACAACATCTATGCTTCGAATTCGATCTTCAAAATTTCTGTTGACTTTTTGATTTCGATGTTTGACTCACAAATTCACATTCGATTTAGCGAATTAAGAGCTAAAAACTTGCAGAAACATTCACATAATGATTGTGAACAACTCTATACTTACAGTTTTTGCTAAGTCGTTCCAAATTTATCCATGAACCAAAACAGCTCGAGTTTATGAAGAACTATGAACACGATCTCAATCTTCACTGTTTTAAAGTTGTTAATCCGATCTGATGATATACGATCGTTAGGTTTTTGATGTAGATCACTTCTCTATGTTCAAATTGTGTTGATAAACGTTGGTTGCAGGTGTACAGATTGAATGCGATAGATGTCCAGAttcattcatttatttatttatttatttatttatttatttatttacttttattatctTTTATACTAAAAGGCGTGCCTAAATACGCCGTTTGATTACTTAAAAACGACAATTAACCCTTATAATACATATTAGGAAGAAACAGAGTAACACACTAACCACGCTACACACCCAAACAATCACCTCCATCGCCACCAGCTCCGTCACCGCCACATCACCTCCATCGCCACCAATGTCCAGCAGCTCCAACACCGCTCCCACATATCTGATTGCTCACCACTTCCGCTCAATCGATTACTCCAAATGTCGTCCCGGAATGAACGAACGTCAACACACAGAGTATATGAAGAATCAATTTTAAGCCTTCATATGATTCATTCAGGTTACTCTTTCTCCAACTCTCTTTTCTCTAATTTGCGATTGAAATCGTAATCAGGTTAATTTTTATAATTTCATTTTCATAGTGGAAACTGTATGGCGAAGGACAATATGAGTTAGGGCTTGAGTTATATTTGGGGATATTGCTCTATCTGTTCGTTGACAAATGTAGATTTCGCTGATCTGCTATTGCGACAGATATTTTGCTATGTTATGTTCTACATTGTCTATTAAAATTGTGCTATTTTGTGTCTACCCAATTAGGGTTCCTGATTTGGGTTTGCGTGTTTTCAGATGTGTTTACGTTATTTTCCTGAAATTGATTTTGGGATGCTAATTTGTATATGTGTGGTTGATTTTGTTACAGTAACGTAGTTGATTTTGTTACTATAATATACCTGACGTTGACGGTAAGAACTGGCGGTCAATGTGAAATTAGTTTAAGatattacatataattgttcatcaaagattactccaCTGTTCAAACTTTATATTTCGGTTTACTAGCAAAACTAAGATCTAGCACGAAATAAATGTTGGAAGCTTTGacaagcccaacacacccactatagaggatctagactatactagactcactacaccaacactttgacgttggttagcctttaattttatgaatccttagtgcacaatgtacttaggcgacagtgtcgaccatatatctttaggcggtataaccgaccatgtattacttaggcggcagagccgaccatataataagaacaacaaaagtgcactaagaacttaaacacaaactaaggcttatccgggaaacttaacaaagaacacttttattaatacaaaatacaattacaatattacttacttacaagcttttcttctctactcacactcttctcctcttcttcacaactcacttcttatttcactctcacaacttcacacaacacaaatgaaatctcctcccatatttatactactccatgtaacattctagaacctagatatttccatggatatatataaatatctagatatttctacaacctacaaatatctagatttttcttttacatttcaatttctagatttttctctcatattctaatatctagatattttcttatacatattaatatctagatattttacccatatacatttactaattctatattattctaaatttgcattgtattttaacactccccctcaatgcaaattttcttccaacgatgtcttgcagaccattccaagtgcttctctgaattttgtaaacttcggtttacttaggctcttggtgaatatatctgctacctgttcatctatctttgttggcaccatcttgatctccccttcaaggaccttctcgcgaacatagtgatagtgtacttctatatgttttgttcttgcatgaaagactggattctctgctagacgtatagctgataggttatcgcagaaaagctctacttgatagtctgttgattgatgaagattttccattagttgtttcaaccatgtaatttcttgtgttgctgacgatgccgatcgatattctgcttcagtgcttgacaaggatactgttggttgtctcttgctgcaccatgatattactcctgatccaagactaaacatgtatctagttgttgatcgtcgtgtatcatagtctccagcgtaatcagcgtcacaatatccagtcacgtgacattcttttgttttcttgtacaaaatgccaaagttaatagtgcctttaacataccttaagatgcgtcgtacaacatcagggtgaggcttcttcggattgctcatgtatcgactaaccactccaactgcataagatatgtctggccggcttagtgtgagataaataagacttccgaccatctttcgatacatggtaacatcttgaagactttttccttcatctgcacgcagttttgtattcggatccatcggagttgagataggtttgcaattaagcattccgtacttttgtaaaagatctcgcgcatatttctgttgtcccagaaataatccttctcttttctggtctatttcgagtccaagagaatgtttgagttctccaagctccttcatatgaaatctgatagacagattctctcttgttctttgaatctcctcatagtgatctcccgtgatgattaagtcatccacatatactagcactatggctagttttccttgatcttgtttcacaaataaactagaatctgaaggagcaactgtgaaaccactttttactaaaaactcgccaatcttcccgtaccaagctcttggagcctgcttcaagccgtatagtgctttctttaatttgcagacatggtcaggatgggacttgttctcaaagcctcttggttgctccatataaatttctttgtcaagttctccatgtaagaaagcgttcttgacatccatctgccacagcttccaagatttgctagctgctaaagctagtagagctcgaattgttgtgatcttcgccactggactaaacgtttcttcataatccagcccatattgttgagaaaaacctctagcaacaagtcgagctttatacctttcaatggagccatctgatcgagtcttcaccttgtaaacccatttacaagatattggttttgcatcttttggctttggaactaaactccatgtctggttttcttttagagcATTAATTttttcttccatcgctttctgccattcttgactttgtgctgcttcttcataagtggaaggctcaataggtattgattcatccacatgagcagcattggcatacctcggattaggttgcctcggccttgttgatctccgtaattcttgcacatgctcctcggcatccatttggcttggatgaacctcttcggatgtagattaaTGTACCCcaattttccatggactcgtttccttagagtacgatccatctccttctttaattggatctgatatgtgctctttatgttcttctttttcttctggaacttcttctaatccatgagattctggaagctctatcttttgaggtgaccaccatgaagaagcttcatcaaataccacatttcttgaagtatgacactttccagtatttggatcacaacatctccatccttttcttgattcatcataaccgacaaaaatgcatcggattgccttcttatcaaatttgcttcgtagatgatctggtacgaagacgtagcatacacatccaaaaaccttgagatggttgacggttggcttgatcttccataatctttcatatggtgaaatatatcccaacttagtttgtgggagtctgttaatcacgtatgaagccgtcctcatacattcggcccaaaatcttcctggtacattcttaccatgaagcatacttcgacaggtttcagcaagatgacgattcttacgttctgccactccattctgttgtggagtattagggcaagttaattgccttctgatcttgtgcttctcaagatagatattgaactcggttgataaatattctcctccattatctgtgcgtaagcatcgaatcttagtattgagctcactttctaccttgttcttgaactctttaaacttcagaaaagtctccgacttctccttcatgaagtaaacccacacatatcttgagaagtcatcaatgaatgtcatcatatatttcatacctccaagtgatgtttgtttcactggtccgaagacatctgagtgtattagctctagtggtgtcttggactgatgcgctgactccttgaatggcaattggtgagctttgtcAAATTGACATCcaacacatattgtatctgttcggatatcaatttgaggaagcccatttactatgtgttttaccatcatctcctttaacttgttgtagcccacatgcccaagacgttcatgccaaagatcagccgtctcattctttcgagtcttatccacatatgatgTTTCAgtagatagtacatagaccgactctattcttcttccttgcataattggattgccaaccaccttcactctcttgaatacggacacatcttctggtccaaagagcacataattcccttctgctgtcagttgtggtactgacagtaaattcttctttaggccagggacaagatacaccttctcgagttggagcttttgagaatcgccttcatttggaattattgtctttccaatgtgagaaatagacaaccttgaattgttggctgtcatcacgactctctttcctttgtaatcctccatttcttgcagctttgtcccatcgttggtcatatgatttgagcacccagaatcgatgatccaatcatctttgtagtttatttttgactttaaagttgttgtaagagcttgatcatctatgtcagcttcaacagagagtccagcttctgcatcccatgtttcttcattaatggttgcttcggatgtgacctctttcttctcatctcttgcggcggccacatttccttcgaaagttcgccttctggggaatctacaatctcgagcaaaatgacccttcttgccacaattgaggcattcaccattctttctcttatcattttccccgtattgttggcgatgatctcttcttccttgttgagctccccctgaagcgttgccttttgattttaggtgacccttccacccatatgtcttactttctttcatcgcctcttgtcttcgagacatagctttcttcttattggtgaagagtgcttcttcttctccttttatgctcacttcattcatctgcttggctaatgcctcttggttagccaataaattctccagctctattaatgatggttgagtaggccatcctctcacagcggctataaatccattatactcggatcttaagccatggatgataattctcttcatccttgcatcactcactttctcttcaggagcaagttgagatatctcacgacaaatagatttcaccttggtgaaatactgagaaatagatagacttccttgtgagatacctgcgagctcattttccaagaactggaggcgtgcttcattcttctttgaaaataatttttcaaaagtttcccaagctgcctttggtgttttctcgtcacggatgtgctccaatagatcctcctcgattgtagtcttcagtataaataaatccttcccagccttgatgttccattttctcaaggcttcggcattttctttcggtggaggcgttgtatcactgccagcaactatttcccataaatcctgtccttgtaggtaggattctatgcaagtccgccaataaccatagttgtggttattgagactcttgattccactgctcgtacttgcaagatctgccatcatgacgtccaacgtccaataagcttggtcccagacctatgagctttcacagttcctaactgtgctctgacagaatctcccttagggccttggtgttaacaagacgatgtaaacgtccaacgtttaccgatgagtacctccactagcaatggtcccgaacgaaccgctctgataccaattgttggaagctttgacaagcccaacacacccactatagaggatctagactatactagactcactacaccaacactttgacgttggttagcctttaattttatgaatccttagtgcacaatgtacttaggcgacagtgtcgaccatatatctttaggcggtataaccgaccatgtattacttaggcggcagagccgaccatataataagaacaacaaaagtgcactaagaacttaaacacaaactaaggcttatccgggaaacttaacaaagaacacttttattaatacaaaatacaattacaatattacttacttacaagcttttcttctctactcacactcttctcctcttcttcacaactcacttcttatttcactctcacaacttcacacaacacaaatgaaatctcctcccatatttatactactccatggaacattctagaacctagatatttccatgaatatatataaatatctagatatttctacaacctataaatatctagatttttcttttacatttcaatttctagatttttctctcatattctaatatatagatattttcttatacatattaatatctagatattttacccatatacatttactaattccatattattctaaatttgcattgtattttaacaataAATTGTGTACAAATTACAGTTTgtgaaaatatatgtattttttatttaGTACACGAATAGTAAGGATTAGTTAATACGAGGTTTGTAGTTGATTTTGTTACTTTAAATGGTTGTTATTTGGCATTACAATGCCGCCTAAAAGAATGTTTAACAAGACCATCGGGTGCTGCTTCATCATCTATGAATGATGGTGCAAGTAATGATGCTTCCATGCCTTCTTTGGTTGCGAAAAACAATCGTAATAGGAAGTCATCTCTCAGatataatattaatgttactgAATTTGTGGGACAAACTTATCGAAATGGAAATGTTGGATCTTCTGATTCTGCTGCATCTATGGTTTATAATGAGAGTGGTCTGCCGTTTATTGGACGTTCTAATAATGCAGGTATTTGTTGATAATTTATTTCTATTTTGTGTTACTGAATTGTTGTTCTTCTTT
This genomic window from Rutidosis leptorrhynchoides isolate AG116_Rl617_1_P2 chromosome 2, CSIRO_AGI_Rlap_v1, whole genome shotgun sequence contains:
- the LOC139892827 gene encoding uncharacterized protein, with protein sequence MNDGASNDASMPSLVAKNNRNRKSSLRYNINVTEFVGQTYRNGNVGSSDSAASMVYNESGLPFIGRSNNADDVSFVFDTPFVLLSTIASKVLLLLDFSLSVCFDWHQISASSFVAIDIKIQRYMPQ